Proteins from a single region of Desulfovermiculus halophilus DSM 18834:
- a CDS encoding 3'-5' exonuclease, whose protein sequence is MNQLQPTVAISSDFFTAYSRLPKKVQNKTISFLSKFRQDPNMPGINFEKIQDAGNPGFRSVRIDDSYRGIVLKPEEDNIYVLLWVDQHDQAYAWARRKKCAVHPDTGSLQVYEAMQADQESSEEQETTIAPEAAGLFDGIRDRHLVQLGVPQELLPRVRRIVKQHELDDMLDVLPQEAYEALFFLAEGFSVEEVFQEMDKGSAPKDVDTRDIRSALQNPDSKQRFHVVTDDLELQAMLQAPLEKWRVFLHPTQRKIVERNWNGPVRVLGEAGTGKTVAAIHRAKWLVRKAFPGNKDWILFTTFTKNLAADIQENLRTICSTEELNRIEVVNLDKWVSDFLKRCGYSSTIVYSDQTEPLWELALTVAPDDPAFPATFYREEWENVLKPQGVSTFAKYCQASRKGRGIPLNRKARKAIWPVFEEYRLQLSEHGWREPEDAMRDARHILEAQNISLPYSSLVVDEAQDMGTQAFKLLRQMVPEGANDLFIVGDGHQRIYRHKVVLGRCGIKIVGRSRKLRVNYRTTEETRRWATGILEGVSIDDLDDGQDNTKGTTSLLRGKDPLIKHFDSFDQECQFLTDLAQKKEQEGTLSSTCLVARTHSKLKRYTQALQQRGIAVYPVKTSAAEDRNARGLRLATMHRVKGLEFDTIIIAGANEGDMPLKNALESTDDHAEREDREIRERALFYVAATRAKKELVVTSFGRKSVFLENGASCPLTCP, encoded by the coding sequence ATGAATCAACTGCAACCAACAGTGGCCATATCCAGCGACTTTTTCACCGCATACTCCAGATTGCCGAAAAAGGTGCAAAACAAGACGATCAGCTTTCTGTCCAAGTTTCGCCAGGACCCGAACATGCCCGGGATCAATTTTGAGAAGATCCAGGATGCAGGCAATCCTGGCTTTCGCTCTGTGCGCATCGACGACAGCTATCGAGGCATTGTGCTCAAACCTGAGGAAGACAATATCTATGTCCTGCTTTGGGTAGATCAGCATGACCAGGCCTATGCCTGGGCCAGACGGAAGAAATGCGCCGTGCATCCGGATACCGGCAGTTTGCAAGTTTATGAGGCTATGCAGGCTGACCAGGAATCATCTGAGGAGCAGGAGACTACAATCGCACCTGAGGCTGCTGGCTTGTTTGACGGGATCCGGGACCGGCATTTGGTCCAACTGGGTGTTCCCCAGGAACTGCTGCCCAGAGTCCGCCGGATAGTCAAACAACACGAGCTGGACGACATGCTGGACGTCCTGCCGCAGGAGGCCTATGAGGCCCTTTTCTTTTTGGCTGAGGGTTTTTCAGTTGAAGAAGTCTTTCAGGAAATGGATAAGGGCAGTGCCCCCAAGGATGTGGACACGCGTGATATCCGGTCTGCTTTGCAAAACCCGGATTCCAAGCAGCGTTTCCATGTGGTCACAGATGATCTTGAACTCCAGGCTATGCTCCAGGCTCCTTTGGAAAAATGGCGGGTATTTCTCCACCCCACCCAACGCAAGATTGTGGAACGAAATTGGAATGGACCGGTCCGGGTCCTGGGCGAGGCCGGCACAGGGAAAACCGTGGCCGCCATACATCGGGCCAAGTGGCTGGTCCGCAAGGCCTTTCCCGGAAACAAGGACTGGATCCTGTTTACTACTTTTACCAAGAACCTGGCTGCGGATATCCAGGAGAACCTGCGCACCATTTGCAGTACAGAAGAGCTGAACCGTATCGAGGTGGTCAATCTGGACAAGTGGGTATCGGATTTTCTCAAACGGTGCGGGTACTCCTCGACTATTGTCTACTCAGATCAGACTGAGCCACTCTGGGAGCTGGCCCTGACCGTTGCTCCGGACGATCCGGCTTTTCCAGCTACATTTTATCGCGAAGAATGGGAGAATGTCCTTAAGCCCCAAGGGGTGAGCACATTCGCCAAATACTGTCAGGCCTCACGCAAAGGCCGAGGCATCCCCTTAAACCGCAAAGCGCGTAAGGCTATATGGCCTGTTTTTGAAGAATACCGTCTCCAGCTGAGTGAACACGGTTGGCGGGAGCCTGAGGATGCCATGCGTGACGCCCGGCATATCCTGGAGGCCCAAAATATCAGCCTCCCCTACTCCTCTCTCGTAGTGGATGAGGCTCAGGATATGGGAACCCAGGCCTTCAAGCTCCTGCGGCAGATGGTCCCGGAAGGGGCGAATGATCTGTTCATTGTCGGCGATGGACATCAGCGCATTTACCGGCACAAAGTGGTCCTGGGGCGCTGTGGGATCAAGATTGTGGGCCGCAGTCGCAAGCTAAGGGTCAACTACCGGACTACTGAAGAAACAAGACGTTGGGCCACAGGCATCTTGGAAGGAGTATCCATAGATGACCTGGACGATGGCCAGGACAATACAAAGGGAACGACCTCTTTGTTGCGGGGAAAAGACCCCCTGATCAAGCACTTTGATTCATTTGACCAAGAGTGCCAATTTTTGACTGATTTGGCCCAAAAAAAGGAGCAGGAAGGGACTTTGTCCTCCACCTGCCTGGTAGCCAGGACCCACTCCAAGTTGAAACGATACACACAGGCCCTTCAGCAAAGAGGCATTGCAGTCTATCCGGTCAAGACCAGTGCTGCCGAAGATAGAAACGCGAGGGGGCTCCGGCTGGCCACCATGCACCGGGTCAAGGGCCTGGAGTTCGATACCATTATTATTGCCGGGGCTAATGAGGGGGATATGCCCCTAAAAAACGCCCTGGAATCCACAGATGACCATGCTGAACGCGAAGACCGGGAGATCAGAGAACGGGCGCTTTTCTATGTGGCCGCCACCCGGGCCAAGAAAGAGTTGGTGGTCACCAGCTTTGGGAGGAAGAGTGTGTTTCTGGAGAATGGGGCGTCGTGTCCCCTTACTTGTCCCTGA
- a CDS encoding type II toxin-antitoxin system HicB family antitoxin produces MKYLVVIEETETGFSAYSPDLPGCVATGNTREEVEQNMQEGILFHLEGIREDGEQMPVPKSYSRTFDVAV; encoded by the coding sequence ATGAAATATCTCGTTGTTATCGAAGAGACGGAAACCGGCTTTTCCGCATATTCGCCGGATCTTCCGGGATGCGTTGCCACCGGGAATACCAGGGAAGAGGTTGAGCAGAATATGCAGGAGGGCATCCTCTTTCACCTGGAAGGAATCCGGGAAGATGGGGAGCAGATGCCTGTCCCAAAGAGTTATTCCCGGACTTTTGATGTAGCAGTTTAG
- a CDS encoding type II toxin-antitoxin system HicA family toxin, translating to MKVKEIIRLLEQDGWYLARTRGSHRQYKHPTKKGTVTVAGKPSEDLGPGTLNSILKQGGLKS from the coding sequence GTGAAGGTCAAAGAGATCATACGGCTTTTGGAACAGGACGGATGGTATCTTGCCCGGACCAGGGGGAGCCACAGGCAGTACAAGCACCCGACCAAAAAAGGCACTGTGACCGTAGCCGGGAAACCAAGTGAAGACTTAGGGCCAGGGACTTTAAACAGTATCCTTAAGCAAGGGGGACTCAAATCATGA
- a CDS encoding tyrosine-type recombinase/integrase, translating to MSNWIKGKLPYVEYRVDKNRPKVGVNFDRYYRVRFKALGKLHVIVLGHWSAGWTEQEAYNKAEKYKANIKAGQGPQNWKEEQEMQRAEAEAEAERKKQEAASNITFGKFWEKYNKAQQHKTERTMLTEQSHFTLWLKPVLEHLPMRQIKPFHLEKVKKNMFDAGKSPKTAQYCFATFRQVWNTARIKDLVSGDSPTRKVKLPRFDNKRLRFLTPDEADKLLKALAEKSQQLHDMALLSLHTGMRAGEIFKLTWGDVNLNNETLTIRDSKSGKTRYAYFTEATRGMLESLYNGQAPDQPVFTSRFGERVTEVSNSFERVVKSTGLNEGVSDRRQKVTFHTLRHTFASWLVQDGTDLYVVKELLGHHSIQLTERYSHLQPDGPKRAVKLFDQKGNQEQAQDQAKVINLQQG from the coding sequence ATGTCAAACTGGATCAAAGGCAAACTTCCTTATGTGGAATACAGGGTGGACAAGAACAGGCCCAAGGTGGGGGTGAATTTTGATCGGTATTACCGGGTGCGCTTCAAGGCCTTGGGCAAGCTCCATGTCATTGTCTTGGGGCACTGGTCAGCCGGGTGGACCGAGCAAGAGGCGTATAACAAGGCAGAGAAGTACAAGGCCAATATCAAGGCCGGACAGGGTCCACAGAACTGGAAAGAAGAGCAGGAGATGCAGCGGGCCGAGGCTGAGGCTGAGGCTGAACGCAAAAAGCAAGAGGCTGCCAGCAATATCACCTTTGGCAAGTTTTGGGAAAAATACAACAAGGCTCAACAGCACAAAACCGAGAGAACCATGCTCACTGAGCAATCTCACTTCACCTTGTGGCTCAAGCCTGTCCTGGAGCACTTGCCCATGAGGCAGATCAAGCCTTTTCATTTGGAGAAGGTGAAGAAAAATATGTTTGATGCCGGGAAGAGCCCTAAGACCGCCCAATACTGCTTTGCTACCTTTAGGCAGGTATGGAACACAGCCAGGATCAAAGATCTTGTCAGTGGGGACTCACCTACCAGGAAAGTTAAGCTTCCAAGGTTTGACAATAAGCGACTCCGGTTTTTGACTCCTGATGAGGCTGACAAGCTCTTGAAGGCCCTGGCCGAAAAAAGCCAGCAACTGCATGACATGGCCTTGTTGTCACTCCACACAGGGATGCGGGCCGGTGAAATCTTCAAGTTGACTTGGGGTGACGTGAACCTGAATAACGAAACACTGACCATCCGCGACAGCAAATCAGGCAAGACCCGGTACGCATATTTTACCGAGGCCACAAGAGGTATGCTGGAAAGCTTATATAATGGCCAAGCTCCTGATCAGCCCGTCTTTACCTCAAGGTTCGGTGAGAGGGTTACCGAAGTCAGCAACAGTTTTGAGCGGGTTGTGAAAAGCACAGGCCTGAATGAAGGCGTATCAGACCGGCGGCAAAAGGTGACCTTCCATACCCTGCGGCATACCTTTGCCTCTTGGCTTGTCCAGGACGGAACCGACCTCTATGTGGTCAAGGAGCTTCTTGGACACCACAGCATACAACTCACTGAGCGGTACAGCCATTTGCAACCAGACGGACCCAAGAGGGCAGTCAAGCTCTTTGACCAGAAGGGAAACCAGGAGCAGGCGCAGGACCAGGCCAAAGTGATCAACTTGCAGCAAGGATAG
- a CDS encoding RimK/LysX family protein, with translation MDMSTFRILPALFLVLLAGTVSGCGMNNYLLSKQDLSRVTDRLSAVEKQLELGKTETELLLEHIQSQERLLQQTSEETASALASLEDQIRENHVQTDTKLTSLHNSLQAEPQSTPGRQQPTLESIGTDKLVVGRLEKVRLTPPGRVFHARIDTGATTSSLDAREIQVFERDGKRWVRFQIQAPNEETLYKVEKPVVRRVRIIQASKDEADRRPVVELQFQIGRIKMLEEFTLEDRSHMDYQVLIGRNILRDLMVVDVAKEFLAPLPKETSSGKDNS, from the coding sequence ATGGACATGTCCACGTTTCGCATCCTCCCTGCGCTCTTCTTGGTACTCCTTGCCGGGACCGTTTCCGGCTGCGGGATGAACAACTATCTGCTCTCCAAGCAGGACCTGAGCCGGGTCACCGACAGGCTGAGCGCCGTCGAGAAGCAGCTGGAACTGGGGAAAACTGAAACAGAGCTGCTTCTGGAGCACATCCAAAGCCAGGAGCGCCTGCTGCAGCAGACCAGTGAAGAGACCGCATCAGCCCTGGCCTCCCTTGAAGATCAGATCCGGGAGAATCACGTGCAAACCGACACAAAGCTTACCTCTTTGCACAACAGCCTGCAGGCCGAACCACAATCCACCCCGGGACGGCAGCAGCCCACTCTGGAAAGCATCGGCACGGATAAGCTTGTTGTGGGCAGACTGGAAAAGGTCCGGCTCACCCCCCCGGGACGTGTTTTTCATGCCCGGATTGATACCGGAGCCACAACATCTTCCCTGGATGCCAGGGAGATACAGGTCTTTGAGCGAGATGGAAAGCGGTGGGTTCGATTTCAGATCCAAGCTCCGAACGAGGAGACCCTGTACAAGGTGGAGAAGCCTGTTGTCCGACGGGTAAGGATCATCCAGGCCTCAAAGGATGAAGCCGATCGCCGGCCTGTGGTCGAGCTGCAATTCCAGATCGGGCGGATCAAGATGCTGGAGGAGTTTACCCTTGAGGACCGAAGCCATATGGACTATCAGGTCTTGATTGGACGAAACATTCTTCGGGATCTCATGGTTGTGGACGTGGCCAAGGAATTCCTCGCCCCACTGCCCAAAGAAACCAGCAGTGGAAAAGACAACTCATGA
- a CDS encoding inactive transglutaminase family protein: MNSRFGFYLIIFILVLAGISLSWLRHTKLNVPLQPGQQKAVWLIEARVDFEALGKAVRVSLNLPDNPPGYRQVSGQAASTGYGFAEIEGPEGRRAEWTKRSAQGSQTLYYKAQMVADPQAEHEKEQRPQTAPEPKEIFWDSLQATAAHQLVEQAYAKSSTPTSLARELAKQLTASEPDQNASLLLSQYSLPTLIMRLLNHAGIPARISMGLELRDARRYQSLQPILEVYESEHWIPVDPRTGAHGLPQNMLLWQRAGKSLLDVTGGESSEVSFSMLRQTMPALDLARLQQDTDGISRFSLYSLPIEEQSVFKLLLLLPLGAMIVTFMRIIVGIRTSGTFMPVLIALSFLQTQLFQGLSAFLLIVALGLVLRGYLSKLNLLMVARISTLIVLVIFLTSIISVIGHELGFSLGLTITFFPMIIIAWTIERMSILWEEEGSREVLIQGLGSLSVAIVSYLCMRMDIVRHLTFNFPELHLVLLAAILTMGQYTGYKLSELKRFGVMRGRS, from the coding sequence ATGAACTCCAGGTTCGGATTTTATCTGATCATCTTTATCCTGGTCCTGGCCGGGATCAGTCTCTCCTGGCTCCGACACACCAAGCTCAACGTCCCCTTGCAACCCGGGCAGCAGAAAGCTGTTTGGCTCATCGAAGCCAGGGTGGACTTCGAGGCCCTGGGCAAAGCGGTCCGGGTGAGCTTGAATCTCCCCGACAACCCGCCCGGGTATCGCCAAGTCTCCGGACAGGCTGCCTCAACAGGATACGGCTTTGCTGAGATTGAGGGACCTGAAGGCCGCAGAGCGGAATGGACCAAGCGCAGTGCCCAGGGATCCCAGACCTTGTACTACAAGGCCCAGATGGTTGCGGACCCTCAGGCCGAACATGAAAAAGAACAGCGGCCCCAAACAGCCCCTGAACCGAAAGAGATCTTCTGGGATTCCCTGCAGGCCACAGCCGCTCATCAGCTGGTGGAACAGGCCTATGCCAAGTCCAGCACACCCACCAGCCTGGCCCGGGAGCTGGCCAAGCAGCTGACCGCCTCCGAACCGGACCAGAACGCGTCCCTGCTGCTGAGCCAGTACTCCCTGCCCACCCTGATCATGCGCCTGCTGAACCATGCCGGCATTCCGGCCCGGATTTCCATGGGCCTTGAGCTTCGGGACGCCCGCAGGTATCAGTCCCTTCAGCCCATCCTGGAGGTCTACGAGTCAGAGCACTGGATCCCGGTAGACCCGCGCACAGGCGCCCATGGCCTGCCCCAGAATATGCTCTTGTGGCAGCGGGCCGGGAAATCCCTGCTGGACGTCACCGGCGGCGAAAGCTCGGAAGTCAGCTTTTCCATGCTCCGCCAGACCATGCCGGCCCTGGATCTGGCCCGCCTGCAACAGGATACGGACGGGATTTCCCGCTTCAGCCTGTATTCCCTGCCCATCGAGGAGCAAAGCGTTTTCAAGCTCCTTCTGCTCTTGCCTTTGGGAGCCATGATCGTGACCTTCATGCGCATCATCGTCGGCATACGGACCTCAGGAACATTCATGCCGGTGCTCATTGCCCTCTCATTTCTGCAGACCCAGCTGTTCCAGGGACTGTCCGCCTTTCTGCTCATCGTCGCCCTGGGACTGGTCCTGCGCGGCTACCTCTCCAAGCTCAACCTGCTCATGGTCGCCCGCATTTCCACCCTCATCGTTCTGGTTATTTTTCTGACCTCCATCATCAGCGTCATCGGCCATGAACTGGGCTTCAGCCTGGGCTTGACCATCACTTTCTTTCCGATGATCATCATCGCCTGGACCATAGAGCGGATGAGCATCTTGTGGGAGGAAGAAGGCAGCCGCGAAGTGCTCATCCAGGGACTGGGAAGCCTGAGTGTGGCTATTGTCTCCTACCTGTGCATGCGGATGGACATTGTCCGCCACCTGACCTTCAACTTTCCGGAGCTCCACCTGGTGCTTTTGGCGGCCATTTTGACCATGGGACAGTACACTGGATACAAGCTGAGTGAACTCAAACGCTTTGGAGTGATGCGAGGCAGGAGCTGA
- a CDS encoding alpha-L-glutamate ligase-like protein: MWIFPTALRRQGFLGMNRRNVAYISRYNTRSRYPLVDDKLKTKLQAEKFHLATPQLQGVVRYQYEISHFQHSAANLDGFAVKPSKGAGGKGILVITGRDGEHYIKSSGKRIDIHGVKRHLSNILAGLHSLAGSPDVAIIEDLIRPVEMFEKLSFAGVPDIRVIVFRGYPVMAMLRLSTRASDGKANLHKGAVGVGLDIGSGQCLHAVQYSRRVTRHPDTDLSLDTIAVPDWKELLVLAARSYEITKLGYIGADLVVDAERGPMLLELNARPGLSIQVANGIGLLPRLREIERIDPDFVPSPEERVEFAMRTFG; the protein is encoded by the coding sequence ATGTGGATTTTTCCTACCGCCCTGCGCAGACAGGGCTTTTTGGGCATGAACCGCCGCAATGTGGCCTATATCAGCCGCTACAACACCCGCAGCCGCTACCCCCTGGTGGACGATAAGCTCAAGACCAAGCTGCAGGCCGAAAAGTTCCATCTGGCCACGCCGCAACTGCAGGGAGTCGTCCGCTATCAATACGAGATATCCCATTTCCAGCATTCGGCTGCAAACCTGGACGGGTTTGCCGTAAAGCCCTCCAAGGGGGCCGGAGGCAAAGGGATCCTGGTCATAACCGGCCGGGACGGTGAACACTACATTAAGTCATCGGGCAAACGCATCGACATCCATGGTGTCAAACGCCACTTATCCAATATCCTGGCCGGCCTGCATTCCCTGGCCGGAAGCCCGGATGTGGCCATTATCGAGGACCTGATCCGCCCGGTGGAAATGTTTGAGAAGCTCTCCTTTGCCGGAGTGCCGGACATCCGAGTCATCGTGTTCCGCGGCTATCCGGTCATGGCCATGCTCCGCCTCTCCACCCGGGCCTCGGACGGAAAGGCCAATCTGCACAAAGGAGCTGTGGGCGTGGGCCTGGATATCGGCAGCGGACAATGCCTGCACGCGGTTCAGTATTCCCGCCGGGTGACCAGGCATCCGGACACGGACCTGTCCCTGGACACAATTGCCGTCCCGGACTGGAAGGAGCTTCTGGTCTTGGCTGCCCGCAGCTATGAAATTACCAAGCTGGGGTATATCGGTGCGGACCTGGTGGTGGACGCTGAGCGGGGACCTATGCTCCTGGAACTCAACGCCCGGCCGGGGCTGTCCATTCAGGTTGCCAACGGAATCGGTCTCTTGCCCCGCTTGCGGGAGATAGAAAGGATCGACCCCGATTTTGTTCCCAGCCCTGAAGAGCGGGTGGAGTTTGCCATGCGAACTTTTGGCTAG
- a CDS encoding NlpC/P60 family protein, protein MLRGDQAYSGFRSWGLLLAFFAAMVLVSGCGGKQVPSSSPREHPDSGTRLSTLGYTIQFGAFAQPGNARRLTARLEGQGLEAYYFQQEGLYKVRFGDFPTRDAAERKARRLQNTGHIREYYVLRPRNTFPAGPRLGEQIVQTARGFLGIPYEWGGTRPEEGFDCSGLTMATYRLNGLKLPRTSRQQYRAGTPVGSEELQKGDLVFFAPGSRVSHVGVYAGNGRFIHAPSTGKNVRISSLGSRYYQNAFAGGRRYIRE, encoded by the coding sequence ATGCTCAGAGGAGACCAAGCATATTCTGGCTTCCGATCCTGGGGACTGCTGCTGGCGTTCTTTGCCGCCATGGTTCTGGTCTCCGGCTGCGGGGGGAAACAGGTCCCGTCCAGCTCTCCCCGGGAGCATCCAGACTCCGGGACCCGGCTTTCCACCCTGGGATACACCATCCAGTTCGGGGCCTTTGCTCAGCCTGGCAATGCCCGCAGATTGACTGCAAGGCTCGAGGGGCAGGGTCTGGAGGCCTACTACTTTCAACAGGAGGGACTGTACAAGGTCCGGTTCGGCGACTTTCCCACCAGAGATGCTGCCGAACGCAAGGCCCGGAGGCTGCAGAATACGGGACATATTCGTGAATACTATGTGCTTCGACCCAGAAATACATTTCCGGCCGGACCCAGGCTGGGGGAGCAGATCGTTCAGACGGCCAGGGGATTTCTGGGCATCCCCTATGAGTGGGGCGGCACGCGGCCGGAAGAGGGGTTTGACTGCAGCGGGCTGACCATGGCCACGTACCGGCTGAACGGGTTGAAGCTGCCGCGGACTTCCCGCCAGCAGTACCGGGCCGGTACGCCGGTTGGATCAGAGGAGCTGCAAAAGGGGGATCTGGTCTTTTTTGCTCCGGGAAGCCGGGTTTCCCATGTTGGCGTGTATGCTGGAAACGGCAGGTTCATTCATGCCCCGAGCACGGGGAAAAATGTGCGGATAAGCTCTCTTGGAAGCAGGTACTACCAGAACGCTTTTGCCGGGGGGAGACGCTATATTCGGGAGTGA
- a CDS encoding FAD-dependent oxidoreductase, whose amino-acid sequence MGVRRLDLDAGIVVDDFLQTSRPGIFACGDVAQARELLSGERRILGLYPVAVQQGWIAGKNALGRRLAYRPQPSMNSLKGLSFRLMVVGRQQGEAIVARGKDWLRKLYLQDAKLQGFVLLGQVSQAGMYMDLLHRQRPLKTAELLGQGTGAGPGCRLPGTWAAG is encoded by the coding sequence ATGGGAGTTCGACGTCTTGATCTGGATGCAGGCATTGTGGTCGACGATTTTCTGCAGACCAGCCGGCCGGGCATCTTCGCCTGCGGCGATGTTGCGCAGGCCAGGGAGCTCTTGTCCGGGGAGCGCCGGATCCTTGGACTGTATCCCGTGGCAGTACAGCAGGGCTGGATTGCGGGCAAGAATGCCCTGGGCCGAAGACTGGCCTACCGGCCTCAGCCGAGCATGAACTCCCTCAAGGGGTTGTCCTTTCGGCTCATGGTTGTCGGCAGACAGCAGGGCGAGGCAATCGTGGCCAGGGGAAAAGACTGGCTCCGCAAGCTCTACCTGCAGGACGCAAAGCTGCAGGGTTTTGTCCTGTTAGGACAGGTTTCGCAGGCTGGGATGTACATGGATCTTCTGCACCGGCAGCGTCCCCTGAAGACAGCAGAGCTCCTGGGCCAGGGAACGGGAGCTGGTCCCGGATGCAGGCTTCCGGGAACCTGGGCTGCCGGGTAA
- a CDS encoding TetR/AcrR family transcriptional regulator, whose protein sequence is MNGNKVISTNTHAQVKKKLVAAVGRLLARVGFSRLNEDLVVEEAGVKRINIFRFFGGLPGLVSAFGESGDFWPSTSELLAETAADFPDLTPEEQMSAFFKSLLTCLRRRPQTLDILAWETLERNELSRRLEDIRVRTALEYFEHLHGEIPDDIDLSAVVALLAGAVFFLSVQSRNMRTFGGIDLQSDAGWKRIEQAIELLMRGSLSGPGKA, encoded by the coding sequence ATGAACGGGAATAAAGTAATTTCCACCAATACCCATGCCCAGGTCAAGAAGAAGCTGGTTGCAGCCGTTGGCAGGCTGTTGGCCAGGGTGGGGTTTTCCCGCCTGAACGAGGACCTGGTGGTGGAAGAGGCCGGGGTCAAGCGGATAAATATCTTTCGTTTCTTTGGCGGTCTTCCCGGGCTGGTATCTGCATTCGGGGAGTCCGGAGACTTCTGGCCGAGCACTTCGGAGCTGCTTGCGGAGACTGCGGCGGATTTTCCGGATCTGACCCCGGAAGAGCAGATGTCCGCTTTTTTCAAAAGCCTGTTGACTTGCCTCAGACGCAGGCCGCAGACCCTGGATATCCTGGCCTGGGAGACCCTGGAGCGAAATGAACTCTCCCGGCGTCTGGAGGACATCCGGGTTCGGACCGCTTTGGAGTATTTTGAGCATCTGCATGGTGAGATTCCCGACGATATCGATCTTTCGGCAGTTGTCGCCTTGCTGGCCGGGGCGGTCTTCTTTTTGAGTGTCCAATCCCGGAACATGCGCACATTCGGAGGGATAGACCTACAGTCCGATGCGGGCTGGAAGCGGATTGAACAGGCAATAGAGCTTTTGATGCGCGGCTCTCTGTCCGGACCAGGAAAAGCGTAG
- a CDS encoding rubredoxin-like domain-containing protein, producing the protein MTVWKCSECGHTIQEAVPPETCPSCRQKCEFVDASCYTPDCGGPDSGNINPDIAKEHKK; encoded by the coding sequence ATGACTGTGTGGAAATGCTCTGAATGTGGACATACGATCCAGGAAGCCGTGCCGCCGGAGACATGCCCGAGCTGCAGGCAAAAATGCGAGTTCGTGGATGCGTCCTGCTATACCCCGGATTGCGGAGGGCCGGATTCAGGAAATATCAACCCGGACATTGCCAAAGAGCACAAGAAATAA
- a CDS encoding pyridoxal-phosphate-dependent aminotransferase family protein has product MHNLLDNIQEILLMGPGPSSVPPSVSQAMAKPTIGHLDPYFIKIMDEIKERLRTVLNTGNELTIPMSGTGSAGMEAAFVNLIEKDDPVLIIKNGVFGTRMEDVAGRLGADVDTLEFEWGTPVRVDQVKAKLDHKKYAIVAVVHAETSTGVLNPVAEIGELLRGTETIYLVDAVTSLGGIEIRMDDWGIDALYSGTQKCLSCPPGLAPLSFSPKAVAKLEARKTKVPNWYLDLTLIMSYWKGASRAYHHTAPINMHYGLYQALQVILEEGLDAVYTRHLENHKLLVQGLADLGLDMLVEEQSRLPMLNSVKIPAGVDEAGIRSNLLTKHKIEIGAGLGPLAGKIWRIGLMGHTARPENVHRLLEALKQEIG; this is encoded by the coding sequence ATGCACAATCTGCTTGACAATATCCAGGAGATCCTGCTCATGGGGCCCGGTCCTTCCAGCGTGCCCCCGTCTGTGTCTCAGGCCATGGCCAAACCCACCATCGGACATTTGGATCCCTACTTCATCAAAATCATGGATGAGATCAAGGAACGCCTGCGCACTGTCCTAAATACCGGCAATGAGCTGACCATCCCCATGTCCGGAACCGGTTCGGCCGGGATGGAGGCCGCCTTTGTCAATCTCATCGAGAAAGACGATCCGGTTTTGATCATCAAAAACGGTGTGTTCGGCACGCGCATGGAGGATGTGGCCGGTCGATTGGGCGCTGACGTGGACACCCTGGAGTTCGAGTGGGGCACTCCTGTGCGCGTCGATCAGGTCAAAGCCAAGCTTGACCACAAGAAGTACGCCATTGTGGCCGTGGTCCACGCCGAGACATCCACCGGCGTCCTCAATCCTGTGGCCGAAATCGGGGAACTGCTGCGGGGCACGGAGACTATTTATCTGGTGGATGCGGTGACCAGCCTGGGCGGCATTGAGATCCGCATGGACGACTGGGGTATTGACGCCCTGTACAGCGGCACCCAGAAATGCCTGTCCTGCCCCCCGGGCCTGGCTCCGCTCTCCTTTTCCCCCAAGGCAGTGGCCAAGCTGGAAGCCAGAAAGACCAAGGTCCCCAACTGGTACTTGGATCTGACCCTGATCATGTCCTACTGGAAGGGCGCCTCCAGGGCCTATCACCATACCGCTCCCATCAACATGCACTACGGCCTGTATCAGGCCCTGCAGGTCATCCTGGAGGAAGGCCTGGACGCCGTGTATACCCGGCACCTGGAAAACCACAAGCTGCTGGTTCAGGGCCTGGCCGACCTGGGGCTGGACATGCTGGTCGAAGAGCAAAGCAGGCTGCCCATGCTCAACTCGGTGAAGATCCCTGCCGGGGTGGACGAGGCCGGAATTCGGAGCAACCTGCTGACCAAGCACAAGATTGAGATCGGTGCCGGACTCGGCCCTCTGGCCGGGAAGATCTGGCGCATCGGGCTCATGGGGCACACCGCCCGGCCGGAAAACGTGCACCGCCTGCTGGAGGCCTTGAAGCAGGAAATCGGCTAG